A part of Entelurus aequoreus isolate RoL-2023_Sb linkage group LG03, RoL_Eaeq_v1.1, whole genome shotgun sequence genomic DNA contains:
- the LOC133646498 gene encoding protein archease isoform X2, translating to MGMFGYMTDTETVEPIDTVKVESEGDDMESLLFHFLDDWLYKFSAEIFFIPREVKVLHIDRMHFKIRSIGWGEEFSLAKHPQGTEVKAITYSAMQIHDKEKAEIFAIVDI from the exons ATGGGAATGTTTGGCTACATGACAGACACGGAAACAGTTGAACCGATTGATACTGTTAAAGTGGAGTCAGAAG GTGATGACATGGAATCTCTGCTTTTCCATTTCCTTGATGACTGGCTATACAAGTTTAGTGCAGAAATATTCTTTATTCCTAGG GAAGTTAAAGTTTTGCACATAGACAGAATGCACTTTAAGATTCGTTCCATCGG GTGGGGTGAAGAATTCTCTTTGGCAAAGCATCCACAG GGTACAGAAGTGAAAGCCATTACATACTCTGCAATGCAAATCCACGACAAGGAAAAAGCTGAGATATTTGCAATTGTTGATATCTGA
- the LOC133646498 gene encoding protein archease isoform X1, translating into MDDRKLDLTEAQEKTKSKYPPIDKKYEYLDHTADVQIHSWGGSLEEAFEQCAMGMFGYMTDTETVEPIDTVKVESEGDDMESLLFHFLDDWLYKFSAEIFFIPREVKVLHIDRMHFKIRSIGWGEEFSLAKHPQGTEVKAITYSAMQIHDKEKAEIFAIVDI; encoded by the exons ATGGACGACCGCAAGCTAGACCTGACGGAGGCCCAGGAAAAAACCAAATCAAAATACCCGCCAATTGACAAGAAATACGAAT ACTTGGATCATACAGCAGATGTACA AATCCACTCCTGGGGAGGATCTTTGGAGGAAGCCTTTGAGCAATGTGCCATGGGAATGTTTGGCTACATGACAGACACGGAAACAGTTGAACCGATTGATACTGTTAAAGTGGAGTCAGAAG GTGATGACATGGAATCTCTGCTTTTCCATTTCCTTGATGACTGGCTATACAAGTTTAGTGCAGAAATATTCTTTATTCCTAGG GAAGTTAAAGTTTTGCACATAGACAGAATGCACTTTAAGATTCGTTCCATCGG GTGGGGTGAAGAATTCTCTTTGGCAAAGCATCCACAG GGTACAGAAGTGAAAGCCATTACATACTCTGCAATGCAAATCCACGACAAGGAAAAAGCTGAGATATTTGCAATTGTTGATATCTGA
- the LOC133646497 gene encoding histone-binding protein RBBP4, translating to MMADKEAAFDDAVEERVINEEYKIWKKNTPFLYDLVMTHALEWPSLTAQWLPDVSRPEGKDYSVHRLVLGTHTSDEQNHLVIASVQLPNDDAQFDASHYDSEKGEFGGFGSVSGKIEIEIKINHEGEVNRARYMPQNPCIIATKTPTSDVLVFDYTKHPSKPDPSGECTPDLRLRGHQKEGYGLSWNPNLSGCLLSASDDHTICLWDISTVPKEGKIVDAKTIFTGHTAVVEDVSWHLLHESLFGSVADDQKLMIWDTRSNNTSKPSHAVDAHTAEVNCLSFNPYSEFILATGSADKTVALWDLRNLKLKLHSFESHKDEIFQVQWSPHNETILASSGTDRRLNVWDLSKIGEEQSPEDAEDGPPELLFIHGGHTAKISDFSWNPNEPWVICSVSEDNIMQVWQMAENIYNDEDPEGAADSEVQA from the exons ATGATGGCGGACAAAGAAG CTGCGTTTGATGATGCTGTGGAGGAGAGGGTAATCAATGAGGAGTACAAGATCTGGAAAAAGAACACCCCTTTTCTCTATGACCTGGTCATGACTCACGCCCTTGAGTGGCCCAGTCTCACTGCCCAGTGGCTGCCAGATGTCTCCAG ACCTGAAGGAAAAGACTACAGTGTGCACAGGCTGGTTCTCGGGACACACACTTCAGATGAGCAGAATCACCTTGTGATTGCTAGCGTTCAACTACCAAATGATGATGCTCAGTTTGATGCCTCACATTATGACAGTGAAAAAGGCG AGTTTGGTGGGTTTGGTTCTGTAAGTGGCAAGATAGAAATTGAGATCAAGATCAATCATGAAGGAGAAGTGAACAGAGCCCGCTACATGCCCCAGAACCCTTGCATCATCGCCACCAAGACCCCCACCAGCGATGTGCTGGTCTTTGATTACACAAAGCACCCCTCCAAGCCAG ACCCCTCTGGAGAGTGCACCCCAGACCTCCGCTTGAGAGGTCACCAGAAAGAGGGTTACGGCCTCTCCTGGAATCCGAACCTAAGTGGCTGCCTCCTCAGTGCTTCTGATGACCAT ACTATCTGTTTGTGGGATATCAGCACAGTGCCTAAGGAGGGAAAGATTGTGGATGCCAAAACCATCTTCACAGGCCATACTGCTGTTGTGGAGGATGTCTCCTGGCATCTGCTCCACGAGTCGCTCTTTGGCTCTGTGGCTGATGACCAGAAACTGATGAt atgggACACACGGTCCAACAACACCTCTAAGCCCAGCCATGCAGTGGATGCTCACACTGCTGAGGTCAACTGCTTGTCTTTCAACCCTTACAGTGAGTTCATCCTGGCAACAGGCTCAGCAGACAAG ACTGTGGCTCTTTGGGACTTGAGGAATCTAAAACTGAAGCTGCACTCCTTTGAGTCTCACAAAGATGAGATATTCCAG GTGCAGTGGTCTCCTCATAACGAAACCATCCTGGCCTCCAGTGGCACAGACAGAAGGCTCAATGTGTGGGACTTGAGTAAGATTGGAGAGGAGCAGTCTCCTGAGGATGCAGAAGATGGCCCACCTGAGCTTCTG TTCATCCATGGTGGACACACGGCAAAGATATCAGACTTTTCTTGGAACCCCAATGAACCATGGGTCATCTGTTCTGTGTCAGAGGACAACATAATGCAAGTCTGGCAAATG GCAGAAAACATTTACAACGATGAGGACCCAGAAGGAGCAGCAGATTCTGAGGTCCAAGCATGA